The following proteins are encoded in a genomic region of Amphiura filiformis chromosome 11, Afil_fr2py, whole genome shotgun sequence:
- the LOC140165058 gene encoding globin-like isoform X1: MEVGEGPLTKQQKTHIRDTWALLYAKENRMKLGVDIFVCFFTTHPDYRKLFRAFRDEDDIQALAKTPKLKAHAFRVLSAINNLLEQLDDPEVFVEMVKNLARSHHGRNVGAATFNDLGPVLLTSFGKSIGDKFTKKASDAWLAAYTFIVQTMMAEYDVINGEGGSGGSSPEK, encoded by the exons ATGGAGGTTGGTG AAGGACCTTTGACGAAACAGCAAAAGACTCATATAAGGGACACATGGGCTCTACTTTACGCTAAAGAGAACAGAATGAAACTTGGCGTGGACATATTCGTATG CTTCTTCACAACGCATCCAGATTACAGAAAGCTCTTCCGTGCCTTCAGAGATGAAGATGACATCCAGGCCTTGGCAAAGACACCCAAATTGAAGGCACATGCCTTCCGTGTACTGTCCGCTATTAACAACTTGTTGGAGCAGCTGGATGACCCCGAAGTGTTTGTAGAAATGGTCAAGAACTTAGCAAGAAGCCATCATGGACGTAATGTGGGCGCGGCCACCTTCAAT GATCTTGGACCAGTCCTGCTCACTTCTTTCGGCAAAAGTATCGGCGATAAGTTCACAAAAAAAGCCAGTGACGCCTGGCTTGCGGCCTATACGTTCATCGTACAGACTATGATGGCAGAATATGACGTCATTAACGGAGAAGGGGGAAGTGGGGGAAGCAGTCCAGAAAAGTAA
- the LOC140165058 gene encoding globin-like isoform X2, giving the protein MEVGGPLTKQQKTHIRDTWALLYAKENRMKLGVDIFVCFFTTHPDYRKLFRAFRDEDDIQALAKTPKLKAHAFRVLSAINNLLEQLDDPEVFVEMVKNLARSHHGRNVGAATFNDLGPVLLTSFGKSIGDKFTKKASDAWLAAYTFIVQTMMAEYDVINGEGGSGGSSPEK; this is encoded by the exons ATGGAGGTTGGTG GACCTTTGACGAAACAGCAAAAGACTCATATAAGGGACACATGGGCTCTACTTTACGCTAAAGAGAACAGAATGAAACTTGGCGTGGACATATTCGTATG CTTCTTCACAACGCATCCAGATTACAGAAAGCTCTTCCGTGCCTTCAGAGATGAAGATGACATCCAGGCCTTGGCAAAGACACCCAAATTGAAGGCACATGCCTTCCGTGTACTGTCCGCTATTAACAACTTGTTGGAGCAGCTGGATGACCCCGAAGTGTTTGTAGAAATGGTCAAGAACTTAGCAAGAAGCCATCATGGACGTAATGTGGGCGCGGCCACCTTCAAT GATCTTGGACCAGTCCTGCTCACTTCTTTCGGCAAAAGTATCGGCGATAAGTTCACAAAAAAAGCCAGTGACGCCTGGCTTGCGGCCTATACGTTCATCGTACAGACTATGATGGCAGAATATGACGTCATTAACGGAGAAGGGGGAAGTGGGGGAAGCAGTCCAGAAAAGTAA
- the LOC140165057 gene encoding globin C, coelomic-like, protein MGSSGSRPRRSTDIPNRPEQDTINSEGPLTVQQKTYIRDTWALLYDKPNRTKLGVDIFVCFFTTHPDYKKSFRSFRDDDDIQALAKTPKLKAHAFRVLSTLNDLLEQLDDPDVFVVMLKNLARTHNDRHVAKETFKDLGPVLLTTFANHIGDRFTKKASDAWLAAYTFIVQSVMEEYDAINGEGGSMGSEGSSPEK, encoded by the exons ATGG GTTCTTCCGGATCTCGACCACGACGAAGCACTGATATACCCAACCGACCTGAACAAGATACAATTAATTCTG AGGGACCGTTGACAGTACAGCAAAAGACATACATTAGGGACACGTGGGCTCTGCTGTATGATAAACCTAACAGAACGAAACTTGGTGTGGACATATTTGTCTG CTTCTTCACAACACATCCCGATTATAAAAAGTCCTTCCGCTCCTTCAGAGATGATGATGACATCCAGGCCTTAGCAAAGACACCCAAATTGAAGGCTCACGCTTTCCGTGTACTGTCAACTCTTAACGACTTGTTGGAGCAGTTGGATGATCCAGATGTGTTTGTAGTGATGCTCAAGAACTTAGCAAGGACTCATAATGATCGGCATGTGGCAAAGGAGACCTTCAAG GATCTTGGACCAGTCTTGTTAACAACTTTCGCCAACCATATCGGTGATAGGTTCACGAAAAAAGCCAGCGATGCCTGGCTTGCGGCCTATACTTTCATCGTGCAGTCTGTAATGGAAGAATATGACGCCATAAACGGAGAAGGGGGAAGCATGGGAAGTGAGGGCAGTAGTCCAGAAAAGTAA
- the LOC140165060 gene encoding globin-like isoform X1: protein MALNEQQKTQLRNTWDLLYVREKRGRVGADLFISLFREHPKYRQQFRSFKDDHDLAALAETAKLKAHGFRVVATINNLIETLDDPALFVEQLKNMARTHHLHGVTRDSFGDMAPILLATFGNHIGGKFTPKAREAWVAAYNFIVDTLVAEYVVIGRESGTE from the exons ATGG CGTTAAATGAACAACAGAAGACGCAGCTAAGGAATACATGGGACTTACTGTATGTGCGTGAGAAACGGGGGAGAGTAGGTGCGGACCTTTTCATAAG CTTATTCAGAGAGCACCCTAAATACAGACAACAATTCCGTTCCTTCAAAGATGACCACGATCTCGCGGCATTGGCAGAGACGGCCAAATTGAAGGCTCACGGCTTCCGTGTCGTGGCTACGATTAACAACTTAATCGAGACACTTGATGATCCTGCATTGTTCGTGGAGCAGCTCAAGAACATGGCCAGGACACATCACCTTCACGGTGTCACCAGAGACAGCTTTGGG GATATGGCACCAATCCTGCTGGCAACTTTCGGCAACCATATCGGTGGTAAGTTCACACCCAAAGCTAGAGAAGCCTGGGTGGCGGCCTACAACTTCATCGTGGATACCCTAGTAGCAGAATATGTGGTGATTGGCCGAGAAAGTGGTACTGAGTAG